A window from Gossypium raimondii isolate GPD5lz chromosome 7, ASM2569854v1, whole genome shotgun sequence encodes these proteins:
- the LOC105793304 gene encoding 5-methyltetrahydropteroyltriglutamate--homocysteine methyltransferase, with protein MTQLSLLHSLSPFSSLSRFSITPPPRFSLPSFSIRAMTSHIVGYPRIGPKRELKFALESFWEGKSSAEELKQVAADLRFSIWKQMAEVGIKYIPSNTFSYYDHVLDTTAMLGAVPPRYGWNGGEIGFDVYFSMARGNASVPAMEMTKWFDTNYHYIVPELGPDVKFSYASHKAVEEYKEAKALGLDTVPVLIGPLSYLLLSKPAKGVDKSFSLLSLVEKIIPIYKEVVAELKAAGATWIQFDEPSLVLDLEALQLQTFTNAYSELESSFSGVNILIETYFADVPIQTYKALTSLKNVAGFGFDLVRGTRTLNFLKSGFPSDKYLFAGVVDGRNIWANDLAASLCILQVLEGIVGKDKVVVSTSCSLLHTAVDLVNETKLDKEIKSWLAFAAQKVVEVNALARALVGQKDQAFFASNATSHASRRSSPRVRNENVQRAVVALKDSDHRRATSVSARLAAQQKKLNLPVLPTTTIGSFPQTIGLRKVRREYKAKKITEYDYVNAMKEEISKVVKLQEELGIDVLVHGEPERNDMVEYFGEQLSGFAFTVNGWVQSYGSRCVKPPIIYGDVSRPRAMTVFWSSTAQSMTRRPMKGMLTGPVTILNWSFVRNDQNRHETCYQIALAIRDEVEDLERAGINIIQIDEAALREGLPLRKSEQPFYLEWAVQSFRITNCGVRNTTQIHTHMCYSNFNDIINSIINMDADVITIENSRSDEKLLSVFHEGVKYEAGIGPGVYDIHSPRIPSTEELADRINKMLAVLDNRVLWINPDCGLKTRKYSEVEPALRNMVAAAKLIRTQLASSN; from the exons ATGACCCAACTCTCTCTGCTTCACTCTCTCTCTCCCTTCTCTTCTCTGTCTCGTTTCTCCATTACCCCTCCGCCACGCTTCTCCCTCCCTTCTTTCTCTATTAG AGCAATGACATCCCACATTGTCGGTTACCCTCGAATCGGACCCAAGAGGGAGTTAAAGTTTGCATTGGAATCTTTCTGGGAAGGTAAAAGCAGTGCCGAGGAATTGAAGCAGGTGGCAGCCGATCTCAGGTTCTCCATCTGGAAGCAAATGGCTGAGGTTGGAATCAAGTATATTCCTAGCAACACATTTTCATACTATGATCACGTTTTGGACACCACAGCAATGCTAGGTGCAGTCCCTCCTAGATATGGTTGGAATGGTGGTGAGATTGgttttgatgtttatttctCAATGGCTAGGGGTAATGCCTCTGTGCCTGCTATGGAAATGACTAAGTGGTTCGATACCAATTA TCACTATATTGTCCCGGAATTGGGGCCCGATGTCAAGTTCTCCTATGCATCTCATAAGGCTGTTGAGGAATACAAGGAGGCCAAAGCT CTTGGACTTGACACTGTCCCTGTCCTTATAGGCCCTTTATCTTACTTATTGTTATCAAAACCAGCAAAGGGCGTGGATAAATCcttctctcttctttctttaGTTGAGAAGATCATTCCTATTTACAA GGAAGTTGTTGCTGAATTAAAGGCAGCTGGTGCAACGTGGATTCAGTTTGATGAACCCTCCCTTGTGTTGGATCTCGAGGCGCTTCAACTGCAAACTTTTACAAATGCTTACTCTGAGCTAGAATCATCGTTTTCTGGTGTGAATATTCTCATTGAAACTTACTTTGCCGATGTCCCCATCCAGACATACAAAGCACTTACTTCACTAAAGAATGTAGCTGGCTTTGGATTTGATTTAGTTCGTGGAACAAGAACACTTAACTTTTTAAAGAGTGGATTTCCTTCTGATAAATACTTGTTTGCTGGAGTGGTTGACGGAAGAAACATTTGGGCTAATGATCTTGCTGCTTCACTTTGTATACTGCAGGTTCTTGAGGGTATTGTTGGAAAAG ATAAAGTTGTGGTGTCTACATCATGCTCTCTTCTCCACACTGCGGTGGACCTTGTGAATGAAACAAAGTTGGACAAAGAAATCAAGTCCTGGCTTGCATTTGCTGCACAAAAAGTAGTTGAAGTAAATGCCTTGGCCAGGGCATTGGTTGGGCAGAAGGATCAG GCATTTTTTGCTTCCAATGCTACATCTCATGCTTCAAGAAGATCCTCTCCTAGAGTGAGAAATGAGAATGTGCAGAGGGCT GTTGTTGCCTTGAAGGACTCTGATCATCGTCGTGCGACAAGTGTAAGTGCTAGACTGGCTGCTCAGCAGAAGAAGTTGAATTTACCAGTTCTTCCTACCACCACTATTGGATCTTTCCCCCAAACCATAGGACTTAGAAAAGTGCGTCGTGAGTACAAGGCTAAAAA GATCACTGAATATGATTATGTCAATGCCATGAAGGAGGAAATTAGCAAAGTTGTCAAGCTCCAGGAAGAGCTTGGCATTGATGTTTTGGTGCATGGTGAGCCAGAG AGAAATGACATGGTCGAGTACTTTGGTGAGCAATTATCCGGTTTTGCCTTTACTGTGAATGGGTGGGTTCAGTCATATGGATCCCGTTGTGTCAAGCCTCCTATTATTTATGGTGATGTGAGCCGCCCCAGAGCCATGACTGTCTTTTGGTCTTCAACAGCCCAGAGTATGACTAGACGACCTATGAAGGGAATGCTTACTGGCCCAGTTACGATTCTGAACTGGTCCTTTGTGAGAAACGACCAGAATAG GCATGAAACATGCTACCAGATTGCCTTAGCCATTAGGGATGAGGTCGAGGATCTTGAGAGAGCTGGCATTAATATTATCCAGATTGATGAAGCTGCATTAAGAGAAGGTTTACCTCTTAGGAAATCTGAGCAGCCTTTCTATCTGGAATGGGCCGTTCAATCCTTCCGGATTACTAACTGTGGCGTCAGAAACACTACTCAG ATTCACACCCACATGTGCTACTCAAACTTCAACGACATCATTAATTCGATTATAAATATGGATGCTGATGTGATCACTATCGAGAATTCAAGATCAGATGAAAAGCTTCTATCTGTCTTTCATGAGGGAGTCAAATATGAAGCCGGTATCGGTCCTGGTGTGTATGACATTCATTCTCCTAGGATCCCATCTACAGAAGAACTTGCCGATCGCATCAACAAGATGCTTGCAGTCCTAGATAACAGGGTTCTGTGGATCAATCCCGATTGCGGTCTCAAGACACGCAAATACTCTGAAGTTGAGCCTGCTCTTCGCAACATGGTAGCTGCTGCCAAGCTCATCCGGACCCAGTTGGCTAGTAGTAACTGA